In Alkalihalobacterium alkalinitrilicum, a genomic segment contains:
- a CDS encoding AimR family lysis-lysogeny pheromone receptor translates to MDDNNQDILEYLSSADDIKQTIISLNPATALARTALEYVINNNMTDVLDHLIENLSASENEESQIWAEVYRIDREVVKGQLSLIEATSTLTYIQTNSKEINALRKVLQLYNYYDLKSFEMISSMSELVRAEIEHLEDGYMKNSLLTRFGLIMQSVYVHLNQLELSRNYGNFICKNEVNELAIGIAFKNLGNSFIQSNLDFAVAAFNKSKEVFKKLGHHVELTNAQSSLNFAYCFWNRPEKYSRTSPYSALEEKQGYAFYLIKTKNFEEAKKLLDEVKPKITNNFQLGFHYYYRGILENNEDRFYESVTHFKKAGDYYYRNLPLIELKKLGVNNAVLDALRV, encoded by the coding sequence ATGGATGATAATAATCAAGACATCTTAGAATATCTTTCTTCAGCAGATGATATTAAACAAACGATAATTAGTTTAAATCCTGCCACTGCTCTAGCACGAACAGCACTAGAATATGTCATAAACAATAATATGACTGATGTACTAGACCACTTAATAGAGAATTTATCAGCTTCTGAAAATGAAGAAAGTCAGATCTGGGCAGAAGTTTATCGAATTGATCGCGAAGTCGTAAAAGGTCAGTTAAGTTTAATAGAGGCAACTAGTACATTAACATACATACAAACGAACTCCAAAGAAATCAATGCTTTGAGAAAAGTCCTTCAATTATATAATTACTATGACTTAAAAAGTTTCGAAATGATTTCTAGTATGAGTGAGTTAGTACGTGCCGAAATTGAGCATTTAGAAGATGGCTATATGAAAAATTCTTTACTAACAAGATTTGGGTTAATTATGCAGTCAGTTTATGTACACTTAAATCAGTTAGAATTATCAAGAAACTACGGAAACTTTATTTGCAAAAATGAAGTTAATGAACTTGCTATAGGAATAGCTTTTAAGAATTTAGGCAACTCTTTTATTCAATCTAATTTAGATTTTGCTGTTGCCGCTTTTAACAAATCAAAAGAAGTATTTAAAAAATTAGGCCACCATGTTGAACTAACCAATGCACAGAGTAGCCTTAATTTTGCCTATTGTTTCTGGAACAGACCTGAAAAGTATAGTAGAACATCACCTTACAGCGCTCTTGAAGAAAAACAGGGATACGCTTTTTACTTAATCAAAACTAAGAACTTTGAAGAAGCAAAAAAGCTCTTAGATGAAGTAAAACCAAAAATTACAAATAATTTCCAACTAGGCTTCCATTACTATTACAGAGGAATATTAGAAAATAATGAAGATCGATTTTATGAGTCAGTTACACACTTTAAAAAAGCAGGTGATTACTACTATAGAAATTTACCTCTAATCGAGTTAAAAAAACTCGGGGTAAATAACGCAGTACTCGATGCTTTGCGTGTATAA
- a CDS encoding acyl-CoA thioesterase, with translation MFHKIIEPRVSETDGAGHINNTTIPIWFESGRDEIFRLFTPDLSFSNWRCVIIKMNVDYVSQIYYGRPVTVHTWIARVGNSSFEVYEEIHQDGIVCAKGNSTYVNFNFETQKPEPIPNEIKKTLSEHLYEVKE, from the coding sequence ATGTTTCATAAAATTATAGAACCACGCGTCTCAGAAACAGACGGCGCGGGCCATATTAATAATACAACAATACCTATTTGGTTTGAGTCAGGAAGAGATGAGATCTTTCGCTTGTTTACACCTGATTTATCGTTTTCGAATTGGCGATGTGTCATCATAAAAATGAATGTTGATTATGTAAGTCAAATTTACTACGGACGTCCAGTGACTGTTCATACGTGGATTGCAAGAGTTGGAAATTCAAGTTTTGAAGTGTACGAAGAGATTCATCAAGATGGGATAGTTTGTGCAAAAGGGAACTCTACGTATGTGAATTTTAACTTTGAAACGCAAAAACCAGAACCCATACCTAATGAAATTAAAAAAACGTTATCTGAACATTTGTATGAGGTCAAAGAATAA
- a CDS encoding iron-containing alcohol dehydrogenase — MQSKLIFPELSYVGLGAIDNLYNEVKKLKVSRIIVITEKNLVDLGICSKALKSIMSAYSIELYTDVVPEPPLHTAEKLVQHIRNGKFDLVIGVGGGSALDLAKLGAVLAKNDGDVKDYLNLTGSKQIMQKGLPKIMIPTTSGTGSEVTDIAVLSLDGTKDVVTHPYLLSDIAIVDPLLTMSVPPRITAATGIDALTHAIEAYISVNANDVTDGIAVKAIELVGKSLEIAYSNGNNEEAREQMSTASYMAGLAFYNAGVGGVHALAYPLGNRFKLPHGESNAVLLPYVMDYIRGGCQDKLAEVNLKLNQQVQQIGSVEQMSKDCVNTLFKLNQNLNLPTSLKDYGIEKQHIKMLSDDAVKQTRLLARSPVELQWEDIYQIYSSAYEGKTL, encoded by the coding sequence ATGCAATCAAAGCTAATTTTTCCTGAACTTAGCTATGTCGGTTTAGGAGCTATTGATAATCTTTATAATGAGGTAAAGAAACTTAAAGTTAGTAGAATTATTGTAATTACGGAAAAGAACCTAGTCGACCTTGGAATTTGTTCAAAAGCATTAAAATCGATTATGTCTGCCTACTCGATTGAACTTTATACGGATGTTGTTCCAGAACCACCCCTCCATACGGCTGAGAAACTAGTTCAACATATAAGAAATGGAAAGTTTGATTTGGTTATTGGTGTTGGTGGTGGAAGCGCTCTCGATTTAGCAAAATTAGGTGCAGTCCTTGCAAAAAATGACGGTGATGTGAAGGATTACTTAAATTTAACGGGGTCAAAACAGATCATGCAGAAGGGTTTGCCGAAGATTATGATTCCAACGACTTCTGGAACAGGTTCAGAAGTGACAGATATTGCTGTTCTCTCTTTAGATGGCACAAAAGATGTCGTAACACATCCGTACTTGTTATCTGATATTGCTATTGTTGATCCATTGTTGACGATGTCAGTACCTCCAAGAATAACCGCAGCTACTGGTATTGATGCTTTAACTCATGCAATTGAAGCTTATATTTCAGTGAATGCAAACGATGTAACTGATGGTATCGCAGTAAAGGCAATTGAACTCGTAGGAAAGTCATTGGAAATTGCTTATTCAAACGGGAATAATGAAGAAGCTAGAGAACAAATGAGTACGGCAAGTTATATGGCAGGACTGGCCTTCTATAATGCTGGAGTTGGTGGTGTTCACGCACTTGCGTATCCTCTAGGCAATAGGTTTAAGTTACCGCATGGTGAGTCAAATGCTGTCCTACTTCCTTATGTTATGGATTACATTCGGGGTGGATGCCAAGATAAGTTAGCCGAAGTTAATTTAAAATTAAATCAACAAGTTCAACAAATAGGAAGCGTTGAGCAAATGTCTAAGGACTGTGTCAATACTCTTTTCAAGCTCAACCAAAATCTCAATTTACCAACGAGTTTGAAAGATTATGGTATTGAAAAACAACATATTAAAATGTTATCCGATGATGCAGTAAAACAAACAAGACTGCTAGCACGAAGTCCAGTTGAGTTACAGTGGGAAGATATTTATCAAATTTATTCTTCAGCCTATGAGGGAAAAACGTTATAG
- a CDS encoding manganese-dependent inorganic pyrophosphatase: MEKVFVLGHKNPDTDSICSAIVYANLKNKLGMNAEPIRLGQLNGETQYVLDHFQVAVPRLVENVSKEVESVILVDHNERQQSADDINEVRVLEVIDHHRIANFETSDPLYYRAEPVGCTTTILNKLHKEHGVEVTKEMAGLMLSAIISDTLLLKSPTCTEQDVAAARELATIAGVELESYGLEMLKAGADLSGKTIAELISLDAKEFDMGSKKVEIAQVNVVDTNDVLARQDELEAALKQVVADKKLDLFLFVVTDILNNDSVGVAIGEATDAVEQAFNVKLTNNTATLKGVVSRKKQIVPILTTTLNKIKA; the protein is encoded by the coding sequence ATGGAGAAAGTTTTTGTTTTGGGACATAAGAATCCAGATACTGATTCGATTTGTTCTGCTATTGTTTACGCTAATTTAAAAAATAAACTTGGAATGAACGCTGAGCCTATTCGTTTAGGTCAACTGAATGGTGAAACACAATATGTGTTAGACCATTTTCAAGTAGCGGTCCCTCGTTTAGTCGAAAATGTTTCAAAAGAGGTAGAAAGTGTTATCTTAGTGGATCATAATGAGCGTCAACAAAGTGCAGATGATATTAATGAAGTACGAGTATTAGAAGTTATTGATCATCATCGAATTGCTAATTTTGAAACAAGTGATCCTTTGTATTATCGTGCAGAGCCAGTTGGATGTACAACAACAATTTTAAATAAATTACATAAAGAACACGGAGTAGAAGTAACGAAAGAAATGGCTGGATTAATGTTGTCTGCAATTATTTCAGACACGCTATTGTTAAAATCACCGACATGCACAGAGCAAGATGTTGCTGCAGCACGTGAATTAGCTACAATTGCTGGGGTGGAATTAGAAAGTTACGGTTTAGAGATGTTAAAAGCGGGTGCAGATTTAAGTGGAAAAACAATCGCTGAACTGATTTCTTTAGATGCAAAAGAGTTCGATATGGGCTCTAAGAAAGTTGAAATAGCTCAAGTCAATGTAGTCGATACGAATGACGTACTAGCTCGCCAAGATGAACTAGAAGCAGCTTTGAAACAAGTAGTAGCTGACAAAAAGTTAGATTTATTCCTGTTTGTCGTAACAGATATTTTAAATAACGACTCGGTCGGTGTAGCAATTGGTGAAGCTACAGATGCTGTAGAGCAAGCCTTCAACGTTAAATTAACGAATAATACAGCAACGTTAAAAGGTGTAGTCTCACGTAAAAAACAAATCGTGCCAATTCTTACGACAACATTAAATAAAATTAAAGCATAA
- a CDS encoding glycine betaine uptake BCCT transporter yields the protein MDSSDRSIFKISVGIAAIFVLIGVLIPNQLNTAMGVAQSFVLESFGWFYQLVATFFLGFTIYMIFSKYGKIKLGKPDSKPEYSRPTWFAMLFSAGMGIGLLFYGVSEPIAHFTNPPFGDGSTEQSAILGMRYTWLHWGLHAWAIYAIVALALAYQKFNKGAPGLMSATLYPVLGEKVKGPIGQTVDVVAVFATLFGVAASLGLGSQQINAGLEYLIGIPNNFMVQMVIMGIITVLFIISANTGISRGIKYLSNANMSIATLLFFAMLILGPTLFLLNMFTTSLGAYIQNVALMGLRISPFDANEAAWTQGWTIFYWAWWISWTPFVGMFIARVSKGRTIREFTIAVLLVPSLVCGLWFTVFGGTGIYLELVQGLNVSSQGLETALFYVYQQLTFGILLSILTVALITTFFVTSADSATFVLGMLTTGGKLNPSSRVKVTWGIILVSATLVLMASGGLAGLQTAIIVSALPLTFIVLVMCYGLIKALNQELNDDQLVKQKKKEKLFSKKTAS from the coding sequence TTGGATAGTAGTGATAGGTCGATTTTTAAAATTTCTGTAGGGATAGCTGCCATTTTTGTATTAATTGGTGTGCTTATACCTAACCAACTAAATACCGCAATGGGAGTAGCTCAAAGCTTTGTACTTGAATCCTTCGGGTGGTTCTACCAGTTAGTAGCCACGTTTTTCCTTGGCTTCACGATTTATATGATCTTTAGTAAATACGGAAAAATCAAGTTAGGAAAGCCAGATTCAAAACCAGAATACAGTCGTCCAACTTGGTTTGCAATGTTATTTTCAGCGGGTATGGGAATTGGACTCTTATTCTACGGAGTTTCAGAACCTATTGCCCACTTTACAAACCCGCCATTCGGTGACGGAAGTACAGAACAATCAGCTATTTTAGGTATGCGATACACATGGCTTCACTGGGGCTTACATGCATGGGCTATTTATGCCATTGTAGCGTTAGCACTTGCTTATCAAAAATTTAACAAAGGTGCACCTGGATTAATGAGTGCCACTCTTTACCCTGTGCTTGGTGAAAAGGTGAAAGGTCCGATCGGTCAAACGGTTGATGTCGTAGCCGTTTTTGCAACATTGTTTGGGGTAGCTGCCTCGCTTGGATTAGGCTCACAACAAATCAATGCTGGCTTAGAATACTTAATTGGTATTCCTAACAACTTCATGGTTCAAATGGTGATTATGGGGATCATCACTGTTCTTTTCATCATCTCAGCAAACACAGGAATTTCACGTGGAATTAAATATTTAAGTAACGCAAATATGTCGATTGCCACGCTATTATTTTTTGCCATGTTAATTCTGGGTCCTACTTTGTTCTTACTTAATATGTTTACTACAAGCTTAGGAGCATACATCCAAAATGTTGCTCTAATGGGATTACGTATTTCTCCATTTGATGCGAATGAAGCAGCATGGACTCAAGGCTGGACGATTTTCTATTGGGCTTGGTGGATTTCATGGACACCGTTTGTCGGTATGTTCATTGCTCGTGTATCAAAAGGGAGAACCATCCGTGAGTTTACAATAGCCGTACTTCTTGTCCCATCTCTCGTATGTGGTCTATGGTTTACTGTCTTTGGCGGAACTGGAATATACTTAGAACTTGTTCAAGGATTAAATGTTTCTAGCCAAGGTCTTGAAACGGCTTTATTCTATGTATATCAACAATTAACATTTGGAATTTTACTTTCAATCTTAACTGTCGCATTAATTACTACGTTTTTCGTTACTTCCGCTGACTCTGCTACTTTCGTCTTAGGGATGCTAACGACAGGAGGAAAGTTAAACCCTTCAAGTCGTGTCAAAGTAACGTGGGGAATTATTTTAGTTTCTGCTACACTTGTATTAATGGCATCTGGTGGTTTAGCTGGATTGCAGACAGCAATTATCGTAAGTGCCCTTCCGTTAACTTTTATTGTTTTGGTCATGTGTTATGGTTTAATTAAAGCACTTAATCAAGAACTTAATGATGATCAGTTAGTTAAACAAAAGAAAAAAGAGAAGCTGTTTTCTAAAAAGACAGCAAGTTAG
- a CDS encoding histidinol-phosphatase, which produces MKNNPTNTIFDLHTHHERCGHAKGKIEDYIESAITNGLHVIGIADHAPYFHMKEDHPSPGITMAKSDFSNYVNEVLTLKEKYQDKIQVLLGVEADFFPGEMDHYEKQLKKYPFDYIIGSVHFVESLSIFKKGRWEGLTKEQKQKTKEEYYRLIELSARSGMFQVLGHIDAMKGFYPEFSQIETDVIEKTLPIIAEHGLAIEINTSGKTKDSGGWYPSDEILERALYYNLSVTFGSDAHVPDRVGDEFNLVQQHLKEIGFKEWVYFDDKKRISVQLGSKA; this is translated from the coding sequence ATGAAAAACAATCCAACTAATACAATTTTTGATTTACATACTCATCACGAGCGTTGTGGACATGCGAAAGGAAAAATAGAAGATTATATTGAATCCGCCATTACAAATGGCTTACATGTGATTGGAATTGCAGATCATGCTCCTTACTTCCATATGAAAGAAGATCACCCTAGCCCAGGTATTACAATGGCCAAAAGTGATTTTTCCAATTATGTAAATGAAGTTTTAACTTTAAAAGAAAAATACCAAGACAAAATTCAAGTATTACTAGGGGTAGAGGCTGATTTTTTCCCTGGAGAAATGGACCATTATGAAAAACAACTTAAAAAGTATCCATTTGATTATATTATCGGCTCCGTTCATTTTGTAGAGAGCTTAAGTATTTTTAAAAAAGGACGCTGGGAAGGATTAACCAAGGAACAAAAACAAAAAACAAAAGAGGAATATTACCGACTCATTGAATTATCGGCTCGCAGTGGAATGTTTCAAGTCCTCGGACATATTGATGCCATGAAAGGCTTTTATCCTGAGTTTTCACAGATTGAAACGGATGTAATCGAAAAAACCCTTCCCATTATTGCAGAACATGGCCTAGCTATTGAAATTAATACCTCTGGAAAAACAAAAGATTCTGGTGGCTGGTATCCATCTGATGAAATATTAGAAAGAGCCCTTTACTACAACTTGTCGGTTACTTTCGGTTCTGATGCTCACGTACCTGATCGTGTAGGCGATGAATTCAATCTTGTACAACAACACTTAAAGGAAATTGGCTTCAAAGAATGGGTATACTTCGATGACAAAAAGAGAATTAGTGTACAATTAGGTAGCAAGGCATAA
- a CDS encoding solute carrier family 23 protein has protein sequence MPIYERKEGQEHPYWPVGPFKVRLPFVHYRWEKAEFIQALIMFVVSLGMIPLLTEYLGLPYQVALAYVVVGGIGFMLPTLLGVAMVPGWITPAIPVVLLFLGNFEPGPEAIQALFALQFIVFAIFFIMGITKLGGKLVELVPNSLKAGILIGAGLAALMGEIQHGGRLMNTPISLIIGSLVAFYILFSLSFKKLVEKNKLAKSIADFGLVPAMIIAMVIGWIVSEYPLANVEWGITQPAFVEMWSYLPFAVGFPGIDIFLMAVPTAVIAYIIAFGDIIVGKTLLQRADHIRKDELIDTNVNRVHLVTAIRNFIHAFFAPYPGLAGPMWTPVQATMVERYMHGRKAMDSIHSGMGTFWIAGFIALFILPLVSLFQPVLPIALSLTLIITAYVCISVGVEQVHTTTERGVAGIMAVVLAIHGATYGLIAGVVLYFLIEKTSLFKPKSNKEEETTSEEDKAS, from the coding sequence CATATTGGCCAGTTGGACCATTTAAAGTCAGGTTACCGTTTGTTCATTACCGATGGGAGAAAGCCGAATTTATTCAAGCACTTATCATGTTTGTTGTTAGTCTTGGAATGATTCCATTATTGACAGAATATCTTGGGTTACCTTATCAAGTAGCGTTAGCTTATGTCGTTGTTGGGGGTATTGGCTTTATGCTTCCTACATTATTAGGGGTAGCAATGGTACCAGGTTGGATTACCCCTGCGATTCCTGTAGTCTTGTTATTTTTAGGGAATTTTGAACCTGGACCAGAAGCAATTCAAGCATTGTTTGCACTACAGTTTATTGTATTTGCTATCTTTTTTATAATGGGAATTACGAAATTAGGGGGCAAGTTAGTCGAACTGGTTCCGAATTCATTAAAAGCAGGAATTTTGATTGGGGCAGGTCTTGCTGCTTTAATGGGAGAAATTCAACATGGTGGACGTTTAATGAATACACCGATTTCACTTATCATTGGGAGTTTAGTTGCTTTCTATATCTTATTTTCATTGTCATTTAAAAAATTAGTAGAAAAAAACAAGTTGGCTAAATCGATTGCCGACTTTGGACTAGTTCCTGCAATGATAATTGCAATGGTCATTGGTTGGATTGTAAGTGAATATCCGTTGGCAAATGTAGAGTGGGGAATTACACAACCAGCATTTGTAGAAATGTGGAGCTATCTTCCTTTTGCCGTTGGTTTTCCAGGTATCGATATCTTTTTAATGGCAGTTCCAACAGCGGTTATTGCTTATATTATTGCTTTTGGTGATATTATTGTCGGGAAAACACTCTTACAACGTGCGGATCATATTCGTAAAGACGAATTAATCGATACAAATGTTAATAGAGTTCATCTTGTGACAGCTATTCGAAACTTCATTCATGCATTCTTTGCGCCGTATCCAGGGTTAGCTGGACCGATGTGGACACCTGTTCAAGCAACAATGGTTGAACGTTATATGCACGGACGTAAAGCAATGGATTCCATTCATAGTGGAATGGGGACATTTTGGATTGCTGGATTTATTGCTCTATTTATTTTACCGTTGGTAAGCTTGTTCCAGCCAGTTTTACCGATTGCTTTATCATTGACATTAATTATTACAGCATACGTATGTATTAGTGTCGGTGTAGAACAAGTTCATACGACTACAGAACGTGGTGTAGCAGGTATTATGGCTGTTGTGCTAGCTATACATGGTGCGACATATGGTTTAATTGCAGGGGTCGTTTTATACTTTTTAATTGAAAAAACAAGCTTGTTTAAACCTAAGTCAAACAAAGAAGAGGAAACTACATCCGAAGAAGACAAAGCTAGTTAA